A stretch of DNA from Streptomyces gobiensis:
CTTTTCACCAAAGCCCTCAAGGCCGTCCCGGGCTCCGCCGACAAAGGATGCGTGACTACCCTTGCGCACTCCATGATGACCGCGGCTCGCCCCGCCGACTCCGGCCTTGCCGGCCCGGGTGAGCTGGACCGCTACTCCTACGCCGAGTCCTCCGGCGCCGCACGCGCCACCAACGCCCCTGCCTGGGAAGGTGGTGACAACGATATGGCCCGAGTGGGCCGCCGCGCCGCGGGCAGCCGGGGCCGTGGCCTGCACGGCCAACTCGTCCAGCAGCTCGGCCAGATGATCGTCTCTGGCGATCTCGGCGCTGACCGTCCCCTGGTTCCCGAGGAGATCGGTCAGCGCTTCGAGGTCTCCCGCACCGTCGTCCGTGAATCCCTCCGCGTCCTTGAGGCCAAGGGCCTCGTCAGCGCACGTCCCAACGTCGGCACCCGGGTACGCCCGGTCAGTGACTGGAACCTGCTGGACCCCGACATCATCGAATGGCGCGCCTTCGGACCGCAGCGCGAGGACCAGCGCCGCGAACTGTGCGAGCTGCGCTGGACCATCGAGCCGCTCGCCGCCCGGCTCGCCGCCGGCCACGGCCGCGACGAGGTCCAGCAGCGTCTCACCGACATGGTGGAGATCATGGGCCACGCGCTCGCCCAGGGGGACACCCTCACCTTCTCCCGCGCCGACGCCGAGTTCCATGCCCTGCTGCTGCAGGCCGCCGGAAACCGGATGCTGGAGCACCTCTCCGGCATTGTCGCGGCGGCGCTGCAGGTCTCCGGTGGCCCGGCCACCGGCTGCGAGCGGCCCACCGAGGCAGCGATCGGCCATCACCAGCGGATCGTGGACGCCCTGGGTTCCGGCGAGGCCGCCGTCGCCGAGACCTCCATGCGTCAACTGCTCGCTGTCCACCCCGAGGCCGGCGCCCCCG
This window harbors:
- a CDS encoding FadR/GntR family transcriptional regulator translates to MLFTKALKAVPGSADKGCVTTLAHSMMTAARPADSGLAGPGELDRYSYAESSGAARATNAPAWEGGDNDMARVGRRAAGSRGRGLHGQLVQQLGQMIVSGDLGADRPLVPEEIGQRFEVSRTVVRESLRVLEAKGLVSARPNVGTRVRPVSDWNLLDPDIIEWRAFGPQREDQRRELCELRWTIEPLAARLAAGHGRDEVQQRLTDMVEIMGHALAQGDTLTFSRADAEFHALLLQAAGNRMLEHLSGIVAAALQVSGGPATGCERPTEAAIGHHQRIVDALGSGEAAVAETSMRQLLAVHPEAGAPGAAPADHVVPAPREH